One region of Drosophila teissieri strain GT53w chromosome 2L, Prin_Dtei_1.1, whole genome shotgun sequence genomic DNA includes:
- the LOC122619104 gene encoding inner centromere protein isoform X2, giving the protein MEDILGVLGSLSDLRSELEVLRKAHFEELDHLFYGTGHPEAEVKTRDTPPAAKSQENSSVTPQQTKKRPKRLTSLAEDQNEPEAPDVTARQGTRVSNSQLLAIAEDEHNSTASLMPPPPVPVSADTTLGSGRPQRAAKTKSEKLLKEPSLNRKMRRPSNEELVKIKVESEQRVSQFNSCTSGRASEEKKLAEPQLEDPAAVQQQPSAEDSLTEDVNTTKTLRVKIKREKHSGEGMAPLTDAAPAAKATPVTTEAARPDDTVASNTTTSTEVSKKGRKKKKDVESHRPIKVERFSDLDKSSPVSSRTRKCSSDSRTNEERSIYKDALEGPPVAEQSVAAAGPPAVNETVTISNATMVLGPAPTSESPIGPAGDATFEVHTSDKKPPLSKQDSLLTEDESVEEKLPTTKLPSSIKAIKLPTRTHELFNPLLQSPVKMRVEAFENAANAQNMRPKRGKDLQGTPGSSNTPKIGKLPAPTMGRFFTPTQTSSTLPLSSAQPKKGPASASKATTLMKTATGTNLRSVNSTSTKTLSRENSGDDFRKGLHNLAEERKKLREQKHQQAAQQREAKERERAERMAKLAVERAKKQEERKRIEERKRQELEELQRKMRQQEEAEALKKAKLKELEQQKLQQLTGAKPKKMLPPPPKTKYTWEMLHEDDSTDDEGKVTHKRPPAPTWSRSHVRGEAIAMQSHCPTDIIDSFFSVAPTTPDLKQIFPNIDPSQLKRNSSVLWSTPPRYSELPKY; this is encoded by the exons ATGGAGGACATCTTGGGCGTGCTGGGCTCGCTTTCGGACCTGCGCAGCGAGCTCGAGGTCCTGCGCAAG GCCCACTTTGAGGAGCTGGACCACCTCTTCTACGGCACCGGCCATCCGGAGGCGGAGGTCAAAACAAGGGACACTCCTCCGGCAGCGAAGAGTCAGGAGAACTCTTCGGTGACACCGCAGCAGACGAAAAAGCGCCCCAAGCGACTTACCTCATTGGCCGAGGATCAGAATGAACCCGAGG CTCCAGACGTAACGGCCCGTCAAGGCACTCGGGTCAGCAACTCccagctgctggccattgCCGAGGACGAGCACAACTCCACGGCCTCGCTGATGCCGCCTCCGCCTGTGCCCGTCTCGGCGGACACCACCCTCGGCTCCGGAAGGCCACAGCGCGCCGCCAAGACGAAGAGCGAGAAATTACTTAAGGAGCCCTCGCTCAACCGTAAGATGCGCAGGCCCAGCAACGAGGAACTCGTAAAGATCAAGGTTGAGAGCGAGCAGCGAGTCTCCCAGTTCAACAGCTGTACCAGTGGACGGGCGTCAGAGGAGAAAAAACTGGCGGAGCCACAACTAGAAGACCCAGCAGCAGTACAGCAACAGCCTTCAGCGGAGGACTCACTCACAGAGGACGTCAACACCACCAAGACACTCCGCGTAAAGATAAAACGCGAGAAACACAGCGGCGAAGGAATGGCCCCGTTAACTGATGCGGCCCCCGCGGCAAAAGCGACACCCGTAACAACGGAGGCAGCACGACCGGACGATACGGTGGCAAGCAACACAACGACGTCCACAGAGGTCTCCAAGAAGGGccgcaagaagaagaaggacgTGGAAAGCCACCGACCCATCAAGGTAGAACGCTTCAGCGACCTAGACAAGAGCTCGCCAGTCTCTTCGCGCACACGCAAGTGTAGCAGCGATTCGCGAACGAATGAGGAGCGTTCCATATACAAGGACGCTCTCGAGGGTCCGCCCGTTGCAGAGCAATCTGTGGCTGCAGCTGGTCCACCTGCTGTCAATGAGACCGTAACAATTTCCAACGCTACCATGGTACTGGGTCCGGCGCCGACGAGCGAAAGCCCAATAGGACCGGCTGGGGATGCCACTTTTGAGGTTCACACCAGCGACAAGAAACCACCTCTCAGTAAGCAAGACAGCCTCCTAACGGAGGACGAGTCGGTGGAGGAGAAACTGCCGACGACTAAGCTGCCCTCGAGCATCAAGGCTATAAAACTGCCTACCCGTACACATGAGCTTTTCAA CCCACTGCTTCAGAGTCCGGTGAAAATGCGCGTGGAGGCGTTTGAGAATGCGGCAAATGCACAGAACATGCGTCCTAAGCGAGGAAAAGATCTG CAGGGCACGCCAGGATCGAGCAACACTCCCAAAATTGGCAAGCTGCCTGCACCGACTATGGGACGCTTTTtcacgcccactcaaacgaGCAGCACGCTTCCATTAAGCTCGGCGCAGCCCAAGAAGGGACCAGCCAGCGCGTCTAAGGCCACTACTCTGATGAAGACGGCCACCGGTACAAACCTGAGGTCGGTCAACTCCACGTCCACAAAAACGCTGTCGCGCGAGAACAGCGGGGACGACTTCCGTAAGGGCCTGCACAACCTGGCGGAAGAGCGCAAGAAGCTGCGAGAGCAAAAACACCAGCAGGCTGCCCAGCAACGCGAAGCCAAGGAGCGGGAGCGGGCAGAGCGTATGGCTAAGTTGGCCGTCGAGCGCGCAAAAAAGCAGGAAGAGCGAAAGCGAATTGAGGAGCGCAAACGGCAAGAGCTGGAGGAGTTGCAGCGGAAGATGCGCCAGCAAGAGGAAGCTGAGGCCCTCAAAAAGGCCAAGCtcaaggagctggagcagcaaaagctgcagcagctaACCGGCGCCAAGCCCAAGAAGATGCTTCCGCCACCGCCGAAAACCAAGTACACCTGGGAGATGCTACACGAGGACGACTCCACAGACGACGAGGGAAAGGTTACCCACAAGCGTCCTCCCGCGCCCACCTGGAGTCGAA GCCACGTGAGGGGAGAGGCAATTGCTATGCAGAGCCACTGCCCAACAGACATCATCGACAGCTTCTTCTCGGTGGCGCCCACTACCCCGGACCTGAAGCAGATATTCCCGAACATCGACCCCAGCCAGCTGAAGCGAAACTCCAGCGTCCTGTGGTCCACGCCGCCGCGGTATTCCGAGCTGCCGAAATACTAG
- the LOC122619104 gene encoding inner centromere protein isoform X1 produces MEDILGVLGSLSDLRSELEVLRKAHFEELDHLFYGTGHPEAEVKTRDTPPAAKSQENSSVTPQQTKKRPKRLTSLAEDQNEPEAAPDVTARQGTRVSNSQLLAIAEDEHNSTASLMPPPPVPVSADTTLGSGRPQRAAKTKSEKLLKEPSLNRKMRRPSNEELVKIKVESEQRVSQFNSCTSGRASEEKKLAEPQLEDPAAVQQQPSAEDSLTEDVNTTKTLRVKIKREKHSGEGMAPLTDAAPAAKATPVTTEAARPDDTVASNTTTSTEVSKKGRKKKKDVESHRPIKVERFSDLDKSSPVSSRTRKCSSDSRTNEERSIYKDALEGPPVAEQSVAAAGPPAVNETVTISNATMVLGPAPTSESPIGPAGDATFEVHTSDKKPPLSKQDSLLTEDESVEEKLPTTKLPSSIKAIKLPTRTHELFNPLLQSPVKMRVEAFENAANAQNMRPKRGKDLQGTPGSSNTPKIGKLPAPTMGRFFTPTQTSSTLPLSSAQPKKGPASASKATTLMKTATGTNLRSVNSTSTKTLSRENSGDDFRKGLHNLAEERKKLREQKHQQAAQQREAKERERAERMAKLAVERAKKQEERKRIEERKRQELEELQRKMRQQEEAEALKKAKLKELEQQKLQQLTGAKPKKMLPPPPKTKYTWEMLHEDDSTDDEGKVTHKRPPAPTWSRSHVRGEAIAMQSHCPTDIIDSFFSVAPTTPDLKQIFPNIDPSQLKRNSSVLWSTPPRYSELPKY; encoded by the exons ATGGAGGACATCTTGGGCGTGCTGGGCTCGCTTTCGGACCTGCGCAGCGAGCTCGAGGTCCTGCGCAAG GCCCACTTTGAGGAGCTGGACCACCTCTTCTACGGCACCGGCCATCCGGAGGCGGAGGTCAAAACAAGGGACACTCCTCCGGCAGCGAAGAGTCAGGAGAACTCTTCGGTGACACCGCAGCAGACGAAAAAGCGCCCCAAGCGACTTACCTCATTGGCCGAGGATCAGAATGAACCCGAGG CAGCTCCAGACGTAACGGCCCGTCAAGGCACTCGGGTCAGCAACTCccagctgctggccattgCCGAGGACGAGCACAACTCCACGGCCTCGCTGATGCCGCCTCCGCCTGTGCCCGTCTCGGCGGACACCACCCTCGGCTCCGGAAGGCCACAGCGCGCCGCCAAGACGAAGAGCGAGAAATTACTTAAGGAGCCCTCGCTCAACCGTAAGATGCGCAGGCCCAGCAACGAGGAACTCGTAAAGATCAAGGTTGAGAGCGAGCAGCGAGTCTCCCAGTTCAACAGCTGTACCAGTGGACGGGCGTCAGAGGAGAAAAAACTGGCGGAGCCACAACTAGAAGACCCAGCAGCAGTACAGCAACAGCCTTCAGCGGAGGACTCACTCACAGAGGACGTCAACACCACCAAGACACTCCGCGTAAAGATAAAACGCGAGAAACACAGCGGCGAAGGAATGGCCCCGTTAACTGATGCGGCCCCCGCGGCAAAAGCGACACCCGTAACAACGGAGGCAGCACGACCGGACGATACGGTGGCAAGCAACACAACGACGTCCACAGAGGTCTCCAAGAAGGGccgcaagaagaagaaggacgTGGAAAGCCACCGACCCATCAAGGTAGAACGCTTCAGCGACCTAGACAAGAGCTCGCCAGTCTCTTCGCGCACACGCAAGTGTAGCAGCGATTCGCGAACGAATGAGGAGCGTTCCATATACAAGGACGCTCTCGAGGGTCCGCCCGTTGCAGAGCAATCTGTGGCTGCAGCTGGTCCACCTGCTGTCAATGAGACCGTAACAATTTCCAACGCTACCATGGTACTGGGTCCGGCGCCGACGAGCGAAAGCCCAATAGGACCGGCTGGGGATGCCACTTTTGAGGTTCACACCAGCGACAAGAAACCACCTCTCAGTAAGCAAGACAGCCTCCTAACGGAGGACGAGTCGGTGGAGGAGAAACTGCCGACGACTAAGCTGCCCTCGAGCATCAAGGCTATAAAACTGCCTACCCGTACACATGAGCTTTTCAA CCCACTGCTTCAGAGTCCGGTGAAAATGCGCGTGGAGGCGTTTGAGAATGCGGCAAATGCACAGAACATGCGTCCTAAGCGAGGAAAAGATCTG CAGGGCACGCCAGGATCGAGCAACACTCCCAAAATTGGCAAGCTGCCTGCACCGACTATGGGACGCTTTTtcacgcccactcaaacgaGCAGCACGCTTCCATTAAGCTCGGCGCAGCCCAAGAAGGGACCAGCCAGCGCGTCTAAGGCCACTACTCTGATGAAGACGGCCACCGGTACAAACCTGAGGTCGGTCAACTCCACGTCCACAAAAACGCTGTCGCGCGAGAACAGCGGGGACGACTTCCGTAAGGGCCTGCACAACCTGGCGGAAGAGCGCAAGAAGCTGCGAGAGCAAAAACACCAGCAGGCTGCCCAGCAACGCGAAGCCAAGGAGCGGGAGCGGGCAGAGCGTATGGCTAAGTTGGCCGTCGAGCGCGCAAAAAAGCAGGAAGAGCGAAAGCGAATTGAGGAGCGCAAACGGCAAGAGCTGGAGGAGTTGCAGCGGAAGATGCGCCAGCAAGAGGAAGCTGAGGCCCTCAAAAAGGCCAAGCtcaaggagctggagcagcaaaagctgcagcagctaACCGGCGCCAAGCCCAAGAAGATGCTTCCGCCACCGCCGAAAACCAAGTACACCTGGGAGATGCTACACGAGGACGACTCCACAGACGACGAGGGAAAGGTTACCCACAAGCGTCCTCCCGCGCCCACCTGGAGTCGAA GCCACGTGAGGGGAGAGGCAATTGCTATGCAGAGCCACTGCCCAACAGACATCATCGACAGCTTCTTCTCGGTGGCGCCCACTACCCCGGACCTGAAGCAGATATTCCCGAACATCGACCCCAGCCAGCTGAAGCGAAACTCCAGCGTCCTGTGGTCCACGCCGCCGCGGTATTCCGAGCTGCCGAAATACTAG
- the LOC122611449 gene encoding trichohyalin: protein MRLFLIGLLALGSARAFSVIRTQPHPQLVAYAPARGEFPVVSALAQGYVRYYDGTGAERLLPYNYPEPLNGIRDPSPSSLVRTGMEQESQQIALFRAWCEQRYQAMRLELDRLKAEGLKPSASMLAQFEPLEQIVKFSAFDAVPGLSPEVQRARDEQLRIWNEARLEVLRAEQAQQLLGQSPEYQTKTEKIPVMLSQPLQQQVVPIQENVLIKTATQYAPHPVEETPEVKLARQEHQKQFDAALLRQPAQESNIFKAVPGIQQPITTQSQPIIKSSSTTFETPPAGQPQGIFQRGSFTDQQTQQPIGETPEVKKAREEHLKLFNEALLRQPVATADPILKNTPTKHDQSQSFNFPEKKGPQPIQETPEVLRAREEHLKQFSEAILRQSVDVQQQPLISTAPIFPFAPQAILKSPIAEAPQPVQDTPEVKLAREQHIMLLNQAKVQAEDKVADIADMIRLEEREREKERLQELQLRKQEEKEAELVRQQEADRLREEVRILEAERIKIDQEDRLRLESEKQELLQLKANSIAVPEKDTPEYLRKAEQFKIINNQVHPQQQPNIVTQQQQVQNGFFLRIQTNQPGVAVQPSTAPVSTPALLLSETGSNPFLVRYTTKPAEVQLPLQTLQPLPTPIASELKQQISYSSTSPSELEKATREHFRAHEVALEQLRLANLRNPWTPDCQH from the coding sequence ATGCGGCTTTTCCTGATCGGCTTGCTGGCCCTAGGTTCCGCACGGGCCTTTTCTGTGATTCGCACACAGCCCCATCCGCAGCTGGTGGCCTACGCCCCGGCCAGAGGGGAGTTTCCCGTGGTGAGTGCTTTAGCCCAGGGCTACGTCCGCTACTACGATGGCACGGGAGCAGAGCGACTGCTGCCCTACAACTACCCGGAACCGCTGAACGGCATCCGGGATCCGTCCCCCTCTAGTCTAGTCCGCACCGGCATGGAGCAGGAGAGCCAACAGATCGCCCTGTTCCGTGCCTGGTGCGAGCAGCGCTATCAGGCCATGCGCCTGGAACTGGATCGCTTAAAGGCCGAGGGCCTGAAGCCATCGGCCAGCATGCTTGCTCAGTTTGAGCCTCTGGAGCAGATCGTCAAGTTTTCCGCCTTTGACGCCGTTCCCGGACTGTCCCCGGAGGTCCAGCGAGCCCGAGATGAGCAGCTACGCATTTGGAACGAAGCCAGGCTGGAGGTGCTGCGTGCTGAACAGGCTCAGCAGCTACTCGGTCAGTCCCCGGAGTACCAGACCAAGACGGAGAAGATCCCTGTAATGTTAAGCCAGCCTCTGCAGCAACAGGTTGTTCCCATCCAGGAGAACGTACTGATCAAAACCGCCACTCAATACGCTCCTCATCCCGTTGAGGAGACACCGGAAGTAAAATTGGCACGTCAGGAACATCAGAAGCAGTTTGATGCGGCCCTCCTCCGGCAGCCTGCCCAGGAATCCAATATCTTTAAGGCCGTTCCTGGAATTCAGCAGCCAATCACGACCCAGTCTCAGCCGATCATCAAGAGCTCGTCAACCACCTTTGAGACCCCTCCAGCTGGCCAACCCCAGGGAATCTTCCAGCGGGGCAGCTTCACAGATCAGCAGACCCAACAGCCCATAGGCGAAACTCCAGAAGTGAAAAAAGCTCGCGAGGAGCACCTTAAGTTATTTAATGAGGCCCTGCTCCGTCAGCCTGTTGCCACCGCAGACCCCATTCTGAAGAACACGCCCACTAAGCACGATCAGTCCCAATCGTTCAACTTTCCAGAAAAAAAAGGTCCTCAACCTATCCAGGAAACCCCAGAGGTCCTGCGCGCTCGGGAGGAGCATCTGAAGCAGTTCAGCGAGGCCATACTGCGACAGTCAGTCGACGTTCAACAGCAGCCACTGATTTCCACCGCGCCCATTTTTCCTTTCGCTCCTCAGGCCATTCTTAAGAGCCCCATTGCCGAGGCACCGCAACCCGTCCAGGACACTCCTGAAGTCAAGCTGGCCCGTGAGCAGCACATAATGCTGCTTAATCAAGCGAAAGTGCAGGCCGAGGACAAAGTGGCCGACATTGCGGACATGATTCGGCTGGAGGAGCGCGAGCGGGAGAAGGAGCGTCTGCAGGAGCTGCAATTGCGCaagcaggaggagaaggaaGCCGAATTGGTCCGCCAGCAGGAGGcagatcgtctgcgcgaggaAGTCCGCATTCTGGAGGCCGAGCGTATAAAAATCGATCAAGAAGATCGCCTGCGGTTGGAGAGTGAAAAGCAGGAGCTTCTCCAGTTGAAGGCTAACTCCATCGCCGTCCCCGAGAAGGACACTCCCGAATACCTGCGCAAGGCGGAGCAGTTCAAGATTATCAACAACCAAGTCCACCCCCAGCAGCAACCGAACATCGtgacccagcagcagcaggtgcaaaATGGCTTCTTTCTGCGCATTCAAACCAACcagcctggcgtagccgtcCAGCCATCCACGGCACCAGTGAGCACTCCTGCCCTACTGCTTTCCGAGACGGGCTCCAATCCCTTCCTGGTTCGATACACCACCAAGCCAGCAGAGGTGCAGCTTCCTCTGCAGACGCTTCAGCCTCTACCCACTCCCATTGCCTCCGAACTGAAACAGCAGATTAGTTACAGCTCCACGTCCCCCAGTGAACTGGAGAAAGCTACCCGGGAGCACTTCCGGGCCCACGAGGTCGCCCTGGAGCAGCTTCGACTGGCCAACCTGAGGAACCCCTGGACTCCTGACTGTCAGCACTAG
- the LOC122626052 gene encoding peregrin, whose translation MGLDFDAVEYCKGVKTQQSQPPFACPVRGCDRSYKTIMGLQYHLMKYDHDNPQPLTPVLTPSRKKARSRSGGHHSTPRPHKDHPTPGGGGAEARNGCSLASAGDGSATGVSARQYANPESLVSYNEEEATVTFNLDGKSVRLGIDDALPLVEDEEFVALVARGCILNADAPPVEENAPWARVQVPVARVAEIPDYRVSDAPPRPLAYYRFIEKSLEELDGEVEYDVDEEDSAWLEHMNEERQRLGLNAVGIDTMELLMDRLEKESHFQAAANGTPTGVEVDDDAVCCICLDGECQNTNVILFCDMCNLAVHQDCYGVPYIPEGQWLCRRCLQSPSKPVNCVLCPNAGGAFKQTDHGQWAHVVCALWIPEVRFANTVFLEPIDSIETIPPARWRLTCYVCKEKGLGACIQCHRNSCYAAFHVTCAQQAGLYMTMDTVKDGHNDSSMHVQKFAYCHAHTPADAKLKMNVPDFEDTRHKMREARKALAKKRSTAPVVLIPTIPPDRVQEIATMVTMQRKKEFLDRIIAYWTLKRHYRNGVPLLRRLQSQGNNHGVIQRNGIEGSPDTGELYRQLKYWQCLRQDLERARLLCELVRKREKLKVAFVRISEEVVMLQLNPLEAALNKLLDALEARDSMQIFREPVDTSEVPDYTDIVKQPMDLGTMRTKLKECQYTSLEQLEADFDLMIQNCLAYNNKDTVFYRAGIRMRDQAAPLFVQVRKELQRDGLLERSQRFHVDHVEAEVEQELRLLLAAPASEGIVQKLLILADKSQVLKNPTYRTKKIKQIRLEISRMRKSLQKARFAARHSLHANPSQSDDEDTLGGSPSKKRTRKRFNSSGVDMELGHDDDDEEEDSDEDSMDEDNVSKDLLNSTQTPPCSPIKSLNNSSSPVGINRRTAILLTRKAQAALKRPSEPLTTPVKEEQHNSQSSNTQSTSGSSSSATTAATAASSGTGTLNHVLASAPPTVSSFALTQNNSSGGGALSSGTGIGGSSSAGAAATGSLTSTVLAINSKLSANLPVKSPKRPGRYRRVPEVRHSSSMSPKKSPNPAVTVSQALLMPEPLPFERIPDSFRVYRANNQRDVSDSDDAPSQSSSPCSSCSDFSMSGSCSDFDSDEASEGDADGDPDRDGGRSRSEERDSSSQEGTTDAMDMQHASLNNVKGNNGNMAISSSSGGSGGSSSDDDEDRPLSSRQNKAVKVGTRGTTTPTTMARSVGLTAARGRGKRRSNLSESTSSTATPPPLLRRAGKLRSATPNASPLVNNIKARRNTTAAGSATLTNNNRSKHSEDSASSERHNNHSHGQKPALEPLQLVWAKCRGYPWYPALILDPKTPKGFVYNGVPLPAPPTDVLALRKNCLDEIVFLVLFFDVKRTWQWLPANKLDILGIDKQLDQQKLVESRKPAERKAVKKAYQDALHYQSQVSDLEGQGPDPIM comes from the exons ATGGGCCTAGATTTCGACGCAGTGGAGTACTGCAAGGGTGTGAAGACCCAGCAGTCCCAGCCGCCTTTCGCCTGTCCCGTCCGCGGTTGCGACCGCAGCTACAAGACCATCATGGGTCTGCAGTACCATCTTATGAAGTACGACCACGACAACCCACAGCCGCTCACACCCGTGCTGACTCCCAGCCGCAAGAAGGCGCGCTCACGCTCCGGCGGCCACCACTCGACACCTCGACCGCACAAGGATCATCCCACGCCTGGTGGCGGCGGAGCTGAGGCAAGAAACggctgctccttggccagcGCAGGAGATGGATCGGCGACCGGAGTCTCCGCCCGGCAGTACGCCAATCCAGAATCACTGGTGTCCTAcaacgaggaggaggccaCGGTGACGTTTAACTTAGACGGGAAAAGCGTGCGCCTGGGTATCGACGACGCCTTGCCGCTTGTGGAAGATGAGGAGTTCGTCGCCTTGGTGGCCAGGGGCTGTATTCTAAATGCCGACGCACCACCGGTGGAGGAGAACGCGCCCTGGGCAAGGGTCCAGGTGCCTGTGGCCAGAGTAGCCGAGATTCCGGACTACCGAGTGTCCGACGCCCCGCCACGGCCGCTGGCCTACTACCGCTTTATCGAGAAGTcactggaggagctggacgGCGAGGTGGAGTACGACGTGGACGAGGAGGACTCCGCCTGGCTGGAGCACATGAATGAGGAGCGTCAGCGACTCGGCCTGAACGCCGTAGGCATCGACACAATGGAGCTGCTGATGGACCGGCTAGAGAAGGAGTCCCACTTTCAGGCGGCGGCCAACGGCACACCCACAGGCGTCGAGGTAGACGATGACGCAGTCTGCTGCATTTGCCTCGACGGCGAGTGCCAAAACACCAACGTGATACTTTTCTGCGACATGTGCAACCTGGCGGTACACCAGGACTGTTATGGTGTCCCCTATATCCCGGAGGGCCAGTGGTTATGCCGCCGATGTTTGCAGTCACCCAGTAAGCCGGTGAACTGTGTGCTCTGTCCCAATGCGGGAGGCGCATTCAAGCAGACGGACCACGGCCAGTGGGCGCACGTGGTTTGTGCGCTGTGGATACCCGAAGTGCGATTCGCCAACACCGTCTTCCTGGAGCCAATAG ATTCAATTGAGACCATTCCCCCCGCTCGTTGGCGACTCACCTGCTACGTGTGCAAGGAAAAAGGCTTGGGAGCCTGCATCCAGTGTCACCGGAACAGCTGCTACGCCGCCTTCCACGTTACATGCGCACAGCAAGCAGGCCTCTACATGACCATGGACACGGTGAAGGATGGGCACAATGATTCGTCAATGCATGTTCAGAAGTTTGcctactgccacgcccacacgccAGCGGACGCTAAGCTAAAAATGAACGTGCCTGACTTTGAGGACACGCGCCATAAAATGCGGGAGGCCCGCAAGGCTTTGGCCAAGAAGCGCTCCACAGCTCCCGTGGTGCTGATTCCGACCATTCCGCCGGACCGCGTTCAGGAGATAGCCACCATGGTGACGATGCAGCGTAAGAAGGAGTTCCTTGACCGCATTATCGCCTATTGGACGCTTAAGCGACACTACCGCAATGGGGTTCCTCTCCTACGACGCTTGCAGAGTCAAGGGAATAACCACGGCGTCATTCAACGCAACGGCATTGAAGGATCGCCGGACACCGGTGAGTTGTACCGCCAACTTAAATACTGGCAGTGCCTTCGGCAGGATCTGGAGCGAGCGCGCCTTCTGTGCGAGTTGGTGCGCAAGCGCGAGAAGCTGAAAGTGGCTTTTGTTCGCATTTCCGAGGAGGTGGTAATGCTGCAGCTCAATCCGCTGGAGGCGGCACTAAACAAGCTGCTTGATGCTCTGGAGGCGCGAGACAGCATGCAGATTTTCCGAGAACCTGTGGACACCAGCGAGGTGCCCGATTACACCGACATTGTGAAACAACCCATGGATCTGGGCACGATGAGGACTAAGCTGAAGGAGTGTCAGTACACCTCGCTGGAGCAGTTAGAAGCTGACTTTGACCTTATGATTCAGAATTGTTTGGCGTACAATAACAAGGATACGGTGTTCTATCGTGCTGGAATACGGATGCGCGACCAGGCTGCACCTCTCTTTGTCCAGGTGAGGAAGGAACTGCAGAGGGATGGCCTGCTGGAGCGATCACAGCGCTTTCACGTCGACCACGTGGAAGCGGAGGTGGAACAGGAGCTACGCTTGCTGCTGGCGGCGCCCGCCAGCGAAGGCATCGTCCAGAAGCTGCTCATTCTAGCCGACAAGTCGCAGGTCTTGAAGAATCCGACCTATCgcaccaaaaaaataaagcagatTCGGTTGGAGATTTCGCGAATGCGCAAAAGTCTCCAGAAGGCAAGATTTGCAGCA AGACACTCCTTACACGCTAATCCATCCCAAAGTGACGATGAAGACACGTTGGGCGGTTCGCCTTCTAAAAAGCGCACCCGGAAACGTTTTAATAGCAGTGGAGTGGACATGGAACTGGGgcacgatgacgatgatgaagaAGAGGATTCTGATGAGGACTCGATGGACGAGGATAATGTGTCTAAAGACTTGCTCAATTCCACGCAAACGCCGCCCTGCAGCCCCATTAAGAGTTTAAACAACAGTAGCTCTCCCGTAGGCATCAATCGAAG aACCGCCATATTGTTAACGCGCAAGGCACAGGCTGCCCTAAAGAGACCATCGGAACCTTTGACGACGCCTGTGAAAGAGGAGCAGCACAATTCACAGTCGTCCAACACTCAATCTACCAGCGGTAGCTCATCCTCCGCCACCACGGCGGCCACGGCAGCGTCTAGTGGAACGGGCACCCTGAATCACGTTCTGGCCTCCGCACCGCCAACTGTCTCTAGTTTTGCGTTGACGCAGAATAACAGCAGTGGTGGTGGAGCTTTGTCATCGGGAACTGGAATAGGAGGGTCGTCCTCAGCCGGAGCCGCTGCAACTGGGAGTTTGACTTCTACGGTCCTCGCAATCAACAGCAAGCTAAGCGCGAATCTGCCCGTCAAGTCGCCCAAAAGGCCAGGACGCTATCGTCGGGTGCCCGAAGTGAGGCACAGCTCCTCCATGTCCCCAAAGAAGTCCCCCAATCCGGCGGTTACCGTCAGTCAGGCGCTACTCATGCCCGAGCCCCTACCCTTCGAACGAATACCGGACAGTTTTCGGGTGTACAGAGCCAACAATCAGCGCGACGTTAGTGACAGCGACGACGCTCCCTCGCAGTCAAGCAGTCCGTGCAGCAGTTGCTCTGACTTCAGCATGTCGGGCAGTTGCTCTGATTTTGACAGCGATGAGGCAAGCGAAGGCGATGCTGATGGAGACCCTGATAGAGATGGCGGAAGAAGTCGCAGCGAGGAGAGAGACTCCTCGTCCCAGGAGGGCACCACTGACGCCATGGACATGCAGCACGCCAGCCTTAACAATGTTAAGGGAAACAACGGCAACATGGCcattagcagcagcagcggtggAAGTGGTGGCAGCTCCAgcgacgatgacgaggacCGGCCATTGAGCTCGCGGCAGAACAAGGCGGTAAAGGTGGGCACGCGAGGCACAACCACTCCAACGACAATGGCACGATCAGTAGGTTTGACAGCGGCACGGGGACGTGGCAAGCGGCGAAGCAATCTCAGCGAGTCGACCAGctccactgccacgcccccgcctcTGTTGCGAAGAGCCGGTAAGCTGCGGTCAGCCACGCCCAACGCCTCTCCTCTAGTGAACAACATCAAGGCGCGTAGAAACACCACCGCGGCTGGCAGTGCAACTCTCACGAATAATAATCGCAGCAAGCACAGTGAGGATTCCGCATCGTCGGAGAGGCACAATAACCACTCGCACGGCCAGAAGCCGGCGCTGGAGCCGCTTCAGCTTGTTTGGGCCAAGTGTCGCGGCTATCCTTGGTATCCCGCCCTCATCCTTGATCCCAAGACGCCCAAGGGATTTGTGTACAACGGAGTACCGTTGCCCGCCCCACCCACCGATGTCCTAGCCCTGCGGAAGAACTGCCTGGACGAGATTGTGTTCCTGGTGCTTTTCTTTGATGTGAAGCGCacctggcagtggctgccgGCCAACAAGCTAGACATCCTTGGGATCGACAAGCAGCTTGACCAGCAAAAGCTGGTGGAGTCGCGAAAGCCAGCGGAGCGGAAGGCTGTAAAGAAAGCGTACCAGGATGCGCTACATTACCAGAGCCAAGTCTCCGACTTGGAGGGTCAAGGACCCGATCCGATCATGTGA